In Deltaproteobacteria bacterium, the sequence TCCAGACCTGCTCGAAGAACGGTCCTTGGGATGCCAAACCCTTCCCTCCTCGATGATATATACAACCTCCCATCCCCTCTTTCTTAGGCTGGCGCCGATAAACCTCCGATGGCACCTCCAGGGAAGCCTCTCGGCGCAGAAGAAGACGGTCGTCTTCCCCTTTGCTATCTCCTCCAGTCTTTCCAGCCCTTGGTTGTACGAGGGGGTACCCACATAGGATTCATATCCCCCCCGGCGATAACCCCCCAGTTCCTTCCCCAGATAGACGTAATCTATCCTCTCTTCCTTTAGAAAACGGGTAAGTTCCGCTTGTTGGAAATGGGGAAACCGACTCTGGGGAAAACTCCTCACATCAGCAGCGACCGCTATATCGTAAGCCTTTAATATCCCCATGAATTCCTCAATGGTGCGGGTGCTCGTCCCCAGGGAATAGATCTTCATAAGACAGGTCAATCATCTCCCAGCTCTGCGGAGATCATCTTCACTATCACCTCCGGTGATTCCTCCCGCTCTACCAAGATGACCTCCCCAGACCTCCTCACCTTTATCTCCACCTTTCCCATCCTCAGGTTCTTCTTCCCCACCGTCAGGCGAAGGGGGATGCCGATGAGGTCCACATCCTTAAATTTCACCCCTGGCCGCTCATCCCTGTCGTCCAAAAGGACCTCTACCCCCTTCTCTAAGAGGGTACGGTAAAGGTCTTCTGCCGCCCCCATGACCTGGGCATCTTTGTTGTTGACAGGCAAGATCAGGGCATGAAAGGGGGCAATAGACATGGGGAAGATGATGCCGTTCTCATCGTGGTTTTGTTCGATGGCCGCCGCCACTGTTCTGCCCACGCCAATGCCATAACAACCCATGATCAGGGGCCTCTCTCTGCCCTCGGGGTCGAGATAGGTGGCCTCCATGACCTGGCTGTATTTGGTCCCCAATTTGAAGATATGCCCCACCTCGATCCCCTTGGATACCTGCAATCTCCCCGTACACCTGGAGCAGGGGTCCTCTTCCCTTGCCAGGCGGATATCCGCAAACTCATCTACCTGAAAATCTCTGCCTAGGTTGACGTTGATCAAATGGGCATCTGGTTCGTTGGCGCCGGTCACAAAGTTTTTCATCCCCTCCAGGGCGTAATCGGCGACAACCATCAGATCGAGCCCCACCGGTCCAGCAAAGCCCTTGGGGGCATGGGTGACATCAGCGATTACCTCATCCCTTGCCATCTGCAGCTGGGTCACCCCCAGCTGCCGGCGCAACTTCGTCTCATTGATCTCATGATCGCCCCTGACCAGGGCGGCTGTCACCCCTTTCTCCGTCTCAAAAATAATGGTCTTCACCAGCCTCTGAGGAGAGACACCGAGGAATTCGGCTACCTCCTCCACACTTTTTCTGGCAGGGGTCTCCACCCTTTCCAATCCTCTCATCTCCTCATCCGCCTCCTCCACAACCCTGCCCACCTCCGCCCGCTCCAGGTTGGCCGCATAGTCACATTCCCCACAACTCACGATGACATCTTCTCCTGTATCGGCCAAGACCATAAATTCATGTGAGAAACTCCCCCCGATGAGCCCTGTGTCCGCCTCCACCGCCCTGAACCTCAGGCCACAGCGCCGGAATATCCTCGTATAGGCATCGTACATCTGTCGATAGCTTCGCTCCGCACCCTCTTCATCGGCGTCGAAGCTATAGGCATCCTTCATGATAAACTCTCGAGCCCGAATCACCCCAAACCTGGGCCTGACCTCATCTCTAAACTTGGTTTGGATCTGGTAAAGGGTTAGGGGGAGTTGACGATAGGACCTTATCTCCCGGCGGGCGAGATCCGTGATCAC encodes:
- a CDS encoding DUF488 domain-containing protein, whose amino-acid sequence is MKIYSLGTSTRTIEEFMGILKAYDIAVAADVRSFPQSRFPHFQQAELTRFLKEERIDYVYLGKELGGYRRGGYESYVGTPSYNQGLERLEEIAKGKTTVFFCAERLPWRCHRRFIGASLRKRGWEVVYIIEEGRVWHPKDRSSSRSG
- a CDS encoding proline--tRNA ligase, whose product is MRYSQLLLPTLREEPAEAEVVSHKLMLRVGMIRKLTTGIYTFLPLGVRIMQKVEQIIREEMNRAGAQEVLMPCVMPADLWKESGRWDQYGRELLRLQDRHEREYCLGPTHEEVITDLARREIRSYRQLPLTLYQIQTKFRDEVRPRFGVIRAREFIMKDAYSFDADEEGAERSYRQMYDAYTRIFRRCGLRFRAVEADTGLIGGSFSHEFMVLADTGEDVIVSCGECDYAANLERAEVGRVVEEADEEMRGLERVETPARKSVEEVAEFLGVSPQRLVKTIIFETEKGVTAALVRGDHEINETKLRRQLGVTQLQMARDEVIADVTHAPKGFAGPVGLDLMVVADYALEGMKNFVTGANEPDAHLINVNLGRDFQVDEFADIRLAREEDPCSRCTGRLQVSKGIEVGHIFKLGTKYSQVMEATYLDPEGRERPLIMGCYGIGVGRTVAAAIEQNHDENGIIFPMSIAPFHALILPVNNKDAQVMGAAEDLYRTLLEKGVEVLLDDRDERPGVKFKDVDLIGIPLRLTVGKKNLRMGKVEIKVRRSGEVILVEREESPEVIVKMISAELGDD